In Flavobacterium gelatinilyticum, a genomic segment contains:
- a CDS encoding NAD(P)-dependent oxidoreductase, with protein MKFGIIKERKNPPDRRVVFSPNELTRLKQLYHDASVKVESSDIRIFSDDEYKNMGITVTDDVSDCDVLFGVKEVPVESLIPNKSYFFFSHTIKKQPHNRKLLQAILEKNIDLYDHETIVDEHNRRLIGFGKYAGMVGVYNGIRAFGIKFELFKLPKAETLSGKEALIMHLKRITMPALKFVVTGTGKVGSGAKEILDAIKVKEITVDNYLTKKYAQAVYVQLDVLEYNKRKDGQVLDFTDFVNHPEEYESDFERFTKVSDIYFAGHFHANNAPMILTKEMLNASDCKLKVVADISCDVNGPIACTVRSSTIEDPLYGYFPLEDREVDFFHPAAVAVMAVDNLPCEIPKDASEGFGEQFMEHVIPAFFNGDKDGILKRAKITEKGKLTERFAYLQDYVDGK; from the coding sequence ATGAAGTTTGGAATTATAAAAGAAAGAAAAAATCCGCCGGACAGGAGAGTTGTTTTTTCTCCAAATGAGCTCACAAGGCTGAAACAATTGTACCATGATGCTTCTGTAAAAGTGGAAAGCTCTGATATTAGGATCTTTTCGGATGATGAGTATAAAAACATGGGAATTACAGTTACCGATGATGTCTCTGATTGTGATGTGTTATTTGGTGTAAAAGAAGTTCCGGTTGAAAGCTTAATTCCAAATAAATCATATTTCTTTTTTTCGCACACGATCAAAAAACAGCCGCATAACCGAAAATTACTGCAGGCCATTTTAGAAAAGAATATTGATTTATACGATCATGAAACGATTGTAGACGAACATAACCGACGCTTAATTGGTTTTGGAAAATACGCCGGAATGGTGGGAGTTTACAACGGAATCCGCGCTTTTGGGATTAAATTTGAATTGTTTAAACTGCCAAAAGCCGAAACACTTTCGGGAAAAGAAGCCTTGATTATGCATTTAAAACGCATTACAATGCCGGCTTTAAAATTTGTGGTTACGGGAACCGGAAAGGTAGGGAGCGGGGCAAAAGAAATTCTGGATGCCATTAAAGTGAAAGAAATTACAGTAGATAATTATCTAACCAAAAAATATGCACAGGCGGTGTATGTACAGCTTGATGTTTTGGAATACAATAAAAGAAAAGACGGTCAGGTTTTGGATTTTACAGATTTTGTAAATCATCCCGAAGAATACGAATCGGATTTTGAAAGGTTTACGAAAGTTTCGGATATTTATTTTGCCGGACATTTCCACGCCAATAACGCTCCGATGATCCTAACAAAAGAAATGCTGAATGCCAGTGACTGCAAGTTAAAAGTAGTAGCCGATATTTCTTGTGATGTAAATGGTCCTATAGCATGTACCGTTAGATCTTCTACAATTGAAGATCCTTTATATGGTTATTTTCCTTTAGAAGACAGAGAAGTAGATTTTTTCCATCCGGCAGCGGTTGCTGTGATGGCGGTTGATAATCTGCCATGCGAAATTCCAAAAGATGCCAGCGAAGGTTTCGGCGAACAATTTATGGAACACGTAATTCCGGCATTCTTCAACGGTGATAAAGACGGAATCCTAAAAAGAGCCAAGATAACAGAAAAAGGAAAGTTAACTGAACGATTTGCCTATCTGCAGGACTATGTTGATGGGAAGTAG
- the fumC gene encoding class II fumarate hydratase, with the protein MKYRIEKDTMGEVQVPADKYWGAQTERSRNNFKIGNSGSMPQEIIEGFAYLKKAAAYANYDLGVLPIEKRDAIAAVCDEILEGKLDDQFPLVIWQTGSGTQSNMNVNEVIANRAQVLKGFEIGEGEQFIKANDDVNKSQSSNDTFPTGMHIAAYKMVVETTIPGVEKLHATLVKKAAEYKDVVKIGRTHLMDATPLTLGQEISGYAAQLAFGLKALKNTLAHLSEIALGGTAVGTGLNTPKGYDVKVAEYIAQFTNHPFITAENKFEALAAHDAIVETHGALKQLAVSLNKIANDVRMLASGPRSGIGEIHIPENEPGSSIMPGKVNPTQCEALTMVCAQVIGNDMAIAVGGMQGHYELNVFKPVMAANFLQSARLLGDACVSFDEHCAQGIEPNHKRIKELVDNSLMLVTALNTKIGYYKAAEIAQTAHKNGTTLKEEAVRLGYVTPEDFDAWVKPEDMV; encoded by the coding sequence ATGAAATACAGAATAGAAAAAGACACCATGGGCGAAGTTCAGGTCCCAGCCGATAAATATTGGGGTGCGCAGACAGAACGTTCAAGAAACAATTTCAAAATTGGAAACTCAGGATCAATGCCTCAGGAAATTATTGAAGGTTTTGCTTATCTAAAAAAAGCAGCAGCTTACGCCAATTATGATTTAGGAGTTCTGCCAATCGAAAAAAGAGATGCTATTGCAGCGGTCTGCGATGAAATCCTGGAAGGAAAACTAGACGATCAGTTTCCGCTGGTAATCTGGCAGACAGGTTCAGGAACTCAGAGCAACATGAATGTAAACGAGGTAATCGCAAACCGCGCACAAGTTCTGAAAGGTTTTGAAATTGGCGAAGGCGAACAATTCATCAAAGCAAACGATGATGTAAATAAATCGCAGTCTTCAAACGATACTTTCCCAACCGGAATGCACATCGCAGCTTATAAAATGGTAGTCGAAACCACAATTCCCGGAGTTGAAAAACTTCACGCCACTTTAGTAAAAAAAGCAGCCGAATATAAAGATGTAGTAAAAATTGGCCGTACACATTTAATGGATGCAACTCCATTAACTCTAGGTCAGGAAATTTCAGGTTACGCAGCACAGCTCGCATTCGGATTAAAAGCTCTCAAAAATACTCTGGCACATTTGTCTGAAATCGCTTTGGGCGGAACCGCAGTAGGAACAGGTTTAAATACCCCAAAGGGATATGATGTAAAAGTAGCCGAATATATCGCACAATTCACCAATCATCCTTTTATTACTGCCGAGAATAAATTTGAAGCACTTGCCGCTCATGACGCCATAGTAGAAACACACGGAGCGTTAAAGCAGCTGGCTGTTTCTTTAAATAAAATTGCAAACGATGTCAGAATGCTGGCTTCTGGACCTCGTTCCGGAATTGGTGAAATTCATATTCCTGAAAATGAACCAGGATCATCTATTATGCCCGGAAAAGTAAATCCAACGCAATGCGAAGCTTTAACAATGGTTTGTGCTCAGGTTATCGGAAACGATATGGCCATTGCTGTTGGCGGTATGCAGGGACATTACGAACTGAATGTTTTCAAACCGGTCATGGCAGCTAACTTTTTACAATCGGCTCGTTTACTTGGAGATGCCTGCGTGTCATTTGATGAACACTGCGCTCAGGGAATCGAACCCAATCATAAACGCATTAAAGAATTAGTAGACAATTCGCTTATGCTTGTAACGGCTTTAAACACTAAAATTGGCTATTACAAAGCAGCCGAAATCGCTCAGACAGCTCACAAAAACGGAACAACTTTAAAAGAGGAAGCCGTTCGTTTAGGTTACGTAACACCCGAAGATTTTGATGCATGGGTGAAGCCGGAAGATATGGTTTAG
- a CDS encoding TonB-dependent receptor domain-containing protein — MKKINFAVLLVLILTSFYTYAQQGPPAKNKVKVTGKVYEKVTKQPLEYATISIMAPNDTKVIAGGITNPKGEFEVAVAPGTYDIKVEFISFKATEFKQRNIQGDTNLGAVNLSEDAAQLNEVVVRAEKSTVEIKLDKKVYNVGQDMLVKGGTVSDVLDNVPSVTVDTEGNVSLRGSDNIRILIDGRPSNAINMAEALRQLPADAIDKVEVITNPSARYDAEGGSGIINIILKKGKNQGFNGTLIASTGLPETYGISGNLNYKTEKLNYFTTAGYNYRTTEGAGKTNSEYFNTDGSTSKFIDEDRDTKRIRNGFNGRAGLEWSITPTTFWTNAINYQKNNGEERDLITYNNFDADRIYTGTTYRLNNGDTKSENVEFTSNLIKNFNNDGHKLTADLSISRNTDDNNSIITDSPRFDTTLNDQVQKQVLLQADYVLPLGKGGQFEAGYKGSFGDLNNKYNVTDAAGNINTNLSNTLEYKENINALYTQYGFKVNKFSYLFGLRWEDTNIEVNLLDNSNFNTKKYNNLFPSAFVSYEISDQSNVSASYSKRLSRPRGRFMNPAVNYASNINIFQGNPDLDPSLTDKYDLGYIKRWDKLTFTTSAYFEDTKDVFSFVRSPTGDVLTPEGQVVTPPPGVIIPGTPIIKSSPINLGKEQKFGFEFTFNYTPYKWWKLNSNFNFFNLKTTGENSYTDTQGNFVVQNLDNQATSWFARINSKVTLPYKIDWQLTAMYNGEQKTAQGKNLGQFGMNTAFSKDVLKDKGTIAFNISDIFNSRKMRSYTYLDDVTSYSEFQFRKRQFNLSFTYRFNKPKGERDKNAPKNNDGGGEGGEFPG; from the coding sequence ATGAAGAAAATCAATTTCGCTGTATTGCTTGTGCTTATTTTGACGAGTTTTTACACTTACGCACAGCAGGGACCACCAGCAAAAAACAAAGTTAAAGTTACCGGAAAAGTTTACGAAAAAGTAACTAAACAGCCTCTCGAATATGCTACCATTTCGATCATGGCACCCAACGATACCAAAGTTATTGCAGGAGGAATTACAAATCCAAAAGGCGAATTTGAAGTTGCCGTAGCACCGGGAACTTACGATATAAAAGTTGAATTCATTTCGTTTAAAGCAACCGAATTCAAACAAAGAAACATTCAGGGAGATACGAATTTAGGAGCCGTAAACTTATCCGAAGATGCGGCGCAGTTAAATGAAGTAGTTGTTCGCGCCGAGAAATCTACCGTAGAAATAAAACTGGATAAAAAGGTTTACAATGTAGGTCAGGACATGCTTGTAAAAGGCGGAACTGTAAGTGATGTATTAGACAACGTACCTTCGGTTACGGTTGATACTGAAGGAAATGTTAGCTTAAGAGGAAGCGATAATATCCGAATTTTAATTGACGGAAGACCTTCAAACGCAATAAACATGGCCGAAGCTTTACGTCAGCTTCCAGCAGATGCCATTGACAAAGTAGAAGTTATTACCAATCCATCTGCCCGTTATGATGCCGAAGGAGGATCAGGAATTATCAACATTATCCTTAAAAAAGGTAAAAATCAAGGTTTCAACGGAACTTTAATCGCTTCAACAGGTTTACCGGAAACATATGGCATAAGTGGTAATTTAAACTATAAAACAGAGAAATTAAATTACTTTACTACGGCAGGCTACAACTACAGAACTACCGAAGGTGCCGGAAAAACGAACTCAGAATATTTTAATACAGATGGTTCTACTTCTAAATTCATAGATGAAGATCGTGATACCAAACGAATCCGAAATGGTTTCAACGGAAGAGCCGGACTTGAATGGTCTATTACACCAACAACATTTTGGACAAATGCCATTAATTATCAAAAAAATAACGGAGAAGAACGCGATCTGATTACTTACAATAATTTTGATGCTGACCGCATTTATACCGGTACAACCTATCGTTTAAACAATGGGGATACGAAAAGTGAAAACGTAGAGTTTACATCGAATCTGATCAAAAATTTCAATAACGACGGGCATAAATTAACCGCCGATCTTTCTATTTCTAGAAATACAGATGACAACAACAGTATCATTACCGATTCGCCAAGATTTGATACAACCTTAAACGATCAGGTACAAAAACAGGTTCTTTTACAGGCAGATTATGTACTTCCGCTTGGAAAAGGAGGCCAGTTCGAAGCCGGTTATAAAGGAAGTTTTGGTGACCTCAATAATAAATACAATGTTACCGATGCAGCGGGTAATATAAACACCAATCTTTCTAATACGCTCGAATACAAAGAAAATATTAACGCGCTTTATACCCAATATGGTTTCAAAGTAAATAAATTCTCTTATTTATTCGGTCTAAGATGGGAAGACACCAATATTGAAGTTAACTTATTAGACAACAGCAACTTTAATACTAAAAAATACAATAATTTATTCCCAAGTGCTTTTGTCAGCTACGAAATTTCAGATCAAAGCAATGTTTCTGCAAGCTACAGCAAACGTTTATCCAGACCAAGAGGACGTTTCATGAATCCGGCTGTAAACTACGCCAGCAACATCAATATTTTTCAGGGAAACCCCGATTTAGATCCTTCTTTAACAGACAAATATGACCTTGGCTACATCAAAAGATGGGACAAACTGACTTTTACAACTTCTGCTTATTTTGAAGATACAAAAGACGTTTTCAGCTTTGTAAGATCTCCTACCGGTGACGTTCTAACTCCTGAGGGCCAAGTAGTCACTCCTCCGCCAGGCGTGATAATTCCGGGTACTCCAATAATCAAAAGTTCACCTATTAACTTAGGTAAAGAGCAAAAATTTGGTTTCGAATTTACTTTCAATTACACACCCTATAAATGGTGGAAACTGAACAGTAACTTTAACTTCTTTAATTTAAAAACAACCGGCGAAAACAGCTACACAGATACACAAGGTAATTTTGTTGTTCAAAACTTAGACAATCAGGCAACTTCATGGTTCGCCAGAATTAACTCAAAAGTGACTCTTCCGTACAAAATTGACTGGCAGTTAACCGCAATGTACAACGGGGAACAGAAAACAGCACAGGGAAAAAACCTAGGTCAGTTCGGAATGAATACAGCTTTTAGTAAAGATGTCTTAAAAGACAAAGGTACTATCGCATTTAATATCAGTGATATTTTCAATTCCAGAAAAATGAGATCATACACCTATTTAGATGATGTAACCTCATACAGCGAATTCCAGTTCCGTAAACGTCAGTTCAACTTATCATTCACCTACCGTTTCAACAAACCAAAAGGTGAAAGAGATAAAAACGCTCCGAAAAATAATGACGGCGGCGGTGAAGGCGGCGAATTTCCCGGATAA
- the arsC gene encoding arsenate reductase (glutaredoxin) (This arsenate reductase requires both glutathione and glutaredoxin to convert arsenate to arsenite, after which the efflux transporter formed by ArsA and ArsB can extrude the arsenite from the cell, providing resistance.), protein MIQIYHNPRCGKSRNCLAFIEDTKEEYEIIPYLTETPSFEELKELLKKLDLKPIELVRTKEKVWTENFKDKNLADDAIIKAMADNPILIERPIVVKDGKAIIGRDLDKVASFLD, encoded by the coding sequence ATGATACAAATCTACCATAATCCACGCTGCGGAAAATCAAGAAATTGTCTGGCTTTTATTGAAGACACTAAAGAAGAATACGAAATAATCCCGTATTTAACTGAAACACCATCATTTGAAGAATTAAAAGAGCTTCTTAAAAAACTGGATTTAAAACCTATCGAACTTGTAAGAACCAAGGAAAAAGTCTGGACTGAAAATTTTAAAGACAAAAATCTTGCAGATGATGCAATCATTAAAGCAATGGCTGACAATCCTATTTTAATCGAAAGACCCATTGTTGTAAAAGACGGAAAAGCAATCATTGGCAGGGATTTAGACAAAGTCGCTTCTTTTTTAGACTGA